tttcaaggtaaaggttgctttggatttaagctaagctagctttggaatcaagtaatcaataatcaccgttagatgaaaaatttgacttTGAGATTAACAAAACAGAGTATATACTCTatttaggatgaaccataaccgaaccgtgtacaatgacttgttcatgaaaggttagctgaaactagccaATCGAACTATAAACTTaagttttcatataacactttaagactttaatcttgagttacacatgtgatcaaatatgtctagattttattttagagagttgttcaaatgccgatcatctcatagaaaattctgatgcatctgaaaatattcgataatgtaagtacgtgtacctggtaTGTGTATTGTACCAGTTCgtgaatattttttttcaaagtacatgtactgggtatgcgtacccttaagacaaaaacggatTCAGGAACTCACAGAttttttatggtttgcatactgggtatgtgcACCATTTCAATTTTGAACCAACaaatcttttccggtttgcatattaggtatgtgtacctttccaggttcacgagtcaacagactttttatggtacggataccgggtatgcataccaaaaagtcactgccgaactatagctacgccgatATGTGTACTGGGTATATGTACTTCGGctccagacttataacagttctccaatatgtgaactggtatgcatactatcatgTATCCAGATTAACAGTAGTTCTTTATCTCTCTAATAattaattcgaaacattcccgaataacatcaatgacacatatcactgttccaagctattttcaaatgattaaatcttgaatcatagtttaggttataaacaataaatttttattaaccaaattcatcaagtatgaacaaatgttcttaatctTAGTTAGTCCTAAttcgagaacgatattcaagataaacttgactcgaaatttctattatgcataaactgtctaatttagtcatgtgaCAATATCTTAtatatagaaaggtgaaaacttgaggtggttcaatcttcacttaccttttgttgaagaagttctacaGAGCTCCGGTTGATCTTCGCTTCAAAAGATAGAACGCAGTGatatccgattctcaactacacacttctatcctagtcTTAGACTTtcctaaatgtagactagaaatcaagatatagttttgatcaactaaatttgacaacaatcttgagataacaacacttgtgagttcgaccgagaaacgctctaacaatctcacgctttgtcaattttactgacaaaactttaaatacatatggattaaaaaataaagcttcaatactccagaatccatcatgcttgattttcttggttctttaactccttgaattctttgttccttcaagttgcaatgattctgaacgtgtttaactcagcatcgttgttgttgaacaaccgtagcgataacaactttgattACACATATTCTCAATCGTTATTATACaggaacatagtattattatcttctctaaagttcaattgtaccacaacttcgaagtaatactacggtgatatgtttatCCCCCTTAATctatacttacatcttttgcataataggtgaaacctatagatgttgATTGACTCCCCTTAcgtaatgatctgtaaaccatatgtatgtagtgcgaaactactaattaattctctcctttttgtcaataaaaattggaaaaggtacgaaaataatgggatcgtaatgaattcaaacaaaagatactttaagacttaaaaataaatcaTATCAACTTTAATTTAGATGATGTCATAGAGTATAAAATACTTaacgctcatctaggagatttaagatacaaacaTCCCCTTTAAATTCTACGttcactctccccacaaagatatagaaattaagcacaagttcaattaaaactctcccccatttgatgttattaacaagagaacaacatgagtgaccttaatttaacgaaaaataaggattttgtcggacatCAACAAATCACACGGATTTGTATCCTAAACATCGACATAAAATCAATCTCAACGTCATTTACGAACAAAAAGATAATTCAATCGACATAACTCagcataagaaaatcttacggagtggaTAATGCATTAATTACACAAGAGTGTGTCGacaagtagatcaatactgcgaaaaaattctcacaaagtttgttctattttcagttcataaaacaTAATATATTTAAATTTTGAgtatatatgagatatcagttcaattcacaaaaagtaaaggacacatatatctcgTAAGACATTGTAATAatcaaaccaataatgattaaataCTACAAGTTCATCTTCTAAAAACTCTatagtttaaataaataaatctaaaaacatacaagatgaaaatcattagaAATAGCTTGTGTGCTCGCAATATTTgcaataccaaaccctagttatccttcttgaacacaagaataaattctcatgagAAGTTTCCTAGTGACGCATCAAGTTATTTTTGATATCCTGAgcggagaattccttctcattgttgAAAAACTCGTTAATGATGGGATCATTCAGTTCTTCCATGTCTTTAGAAATGTCAGTTAACCCACTGAGTTCTTCTCTCATATTACACAAGGTATTTTTAGACTAAGCCATTACGTGTTCATAGTGAGTAATCTAATCCAAGGAGAGattgattcgagattttaaatcattcctCTTAGACACAAAGTTCTTTACTTTAGCTTTGAAATTTTTATTCTGGCGACATATAGATAAAAGAAAAGTTGAGTTAGAACCTTTTTCTTCTCCAAGTGATTTCTCCTTTCTGGTCCTTGTTTATTTGATTCCTTCACATAGATAAACAACTTCTACTGCTTCCTTTTTGGtgatacctctagttacaggagccattgAAGTGTATTTcttaaagaagaacaaaataaaaaagtaaCCTTAAATAGAAAAATGACCATCCTTAAGAAGGTTCGTAAACCAGTGCGTTTTTAGTATAACCTTGTCGTTCTTGAGCCATAAAATACAGAATTTTAGACAACCTTTTACATTTTTACTTGTACTAATTATTAGTTACTTATCCTCACGAAAATCATAGTTGTATCAACATAATATTGAAATATATTCTTAGCTCAAGTAAACAatgtttagagcacaagagttaATGATTCGAAAATACAGACTATTGAAAGGTGATGGAATACAAATATGCATTCAAGATTTTGGAGCTGGATCAACAAGATCACATACACCGATCACATACAACGATATCACTatgagattattatgaggtgttTCACGTTTAAAATTagcaataaaaaaaattcaagtcgACTTGAGTAATCTTCTCATCACAAAGAGTATTGTGATGAGTTTTGTGcaagcctcattttctcaagctaAAATATTAAGGCTGCACTTATTACTACAATTAAGTAGTGATGGGGTGAGTAGGACACTCACCACTTGAGTCAATGGGTGACTTAAGAAGTTATTAGTGTATTCAGGAGTCTTACCTTTTCTAGTTCTTCTTATTCGTTTATCTCTCTTTAGCAATGAAATTCTCGAACTATTCTTCAATAACTGGTTCATTCTCTACATGTCATTCTGAATTTTAACAAATTCCTTGTTATccttcttgaatttccaacatttGTCTTGCACGTGATTTTTACTCCCTCAAAAGAAAAAATGCAGAGAGGGTTCATCTTTAGAAGATTCGGCTACCTGTTTATCACAACGAACTGTTTTCATTTTACATGAACCAGCAGGGATGAAATAGTTGTTGGTGACTGAGGACATTCTTGTGAACCCAATACCATTAGTATTACCAACGGACTTTTTCCCAAACAACATAGCTGTGATTTTGTTCGATCTTCCCGAGAGCCTTTGTCGATCACACTTGAGGGGATCAATCCCATTGTCTTTTACAGACAGTGTTCTAGTGAAGGATTCATTAAGTTTATCCAACTCTAGAATTTTCACTTGAAGAgatgatttgagtttttccaagtttttttttcAAACGAAGGTTTTCTCGGTGAATTTCTTCACTTCTATTCAGGAATTCTAAAATCTCCTTATCTGACTCAAAATCAGATTTAgaatcaaaatcaacaaatatTTCTACACACGGGGCTGAATTTTCTGTCTGAATTTCAGAAGTATGCTCATCAGGGTTATCAAGAGAAACTATGAGAGCATTATTTCTGTGAAGAGAACTTCCATCTTGAATAGCTAAATCATCTTGGGTGTCAGTTCAGGAGCGCCGCTTCCCAGCTTGTATGTTCCTTCTTATGATATTTTTGACTTGTTGTGCGGTCATAGATATATTTTCTTCATCATGATCAACACAACATTCGTCAGCCCAAGACAAGCTTTCCTTCGAAGAAGTTACGCCTGTTTTGGTTGTGGCTTTAAGTGCATAAGCGCTTCTTTAGCCATACTATGCTCGTGATAAaaaatctttaacttcccaacgagaTTATTTATGGAAATTGTTTCAAGGTTACTTCCTTCcatgatgacatgtttcttagactcgtatctttctGGTAAATATaggaaaattttcatcacaatgtccttttggggaATGGTCTTCTCTAACATAtaacatgcattaacaattccagacaccttttgattaaactcatcaaacgaatcttcatcagatAAAGGAAGATTTTTCCagtcataatttaggttttgaagcctagcttctttttctacATCACAATATAGGTTGGTCCCAATCAAATCTGTATTGTGTAGTATTCCTATCTACAACATGGCAGTCTGTAAATGGCCTgtttttgtgattaaaatatgTGAGAAAATTATAAGGAATTTTATTTGGTCTGGTGATGAAGAGGTAAGAAAATTCACTACCTTGTCTTGGAGGAAAGTTTGCACTCCTTATAGTGAACTTGGTTTCGGGATTCAAAGACTAGAAGTCATAAACAAAGCCCTTCTCATGAAAATGACGTGGAGAATTATAAACTCAGAAGAAGAATTGGAATTGTTCATTAAATATAAGTTCAAGAATAGGAATGGACAATGGAGTGACAACTGGAAGTTATCATCAATTTGGCCTGGACTAAAATGGGCTTGGGGAACcttgaaagaaaatataaaatgGTGTATTGGAAATGGTCATAATGTAAATGTGTAGTTTGACACTTGGATTGGTGAGGCTCCTCTGATAAAAAATACTGAGTTAACTTCTTATGTGAAGAACAATTTGCAAATGAAGGTGGCCGATATTATCCATAATAACAGGTGGTGTATTCCTCATGAAATGCAGCAATTGCTCAGTTTCTTTTGTTCACCGGACATAGGTGAAGGGCAGGATTTATCAATTTGGACTAGAGAATTCCATGATAATTTTAATACTTCATCTCCTATTGCTATTTAAGACATAAGGAACCTAAACAGCATTGCCCAAaacatatatgaaattcacttcTTCATCCAAGCATTGCCAGTAATTTCGGGAAAGTAGTTCAAggaatttttgtagatgattctGTCATGGTTGGGAAAGGTTATGAATTATCCTTCAAATGTTTCATTTGTGAGAATGCTCAGGATAGTATGGATCATATTCTTTGGAAATGTGCATTCAGTATTAACATATGGAGATGGTTGTGCTCTGTTTTTCGGTTCAGTCATGCAAAATCTTTTGATGATATATGGAACAGTGCAAAAAACAAAAGTCCACTGATTAAAGAAGCTTGGATCACTGCAGCTTGTTCAGTCATTAAAGAGCTTGagttccaaaaaataaaagaCTGTTTGAACAAATCAAGCCAAATACttaaaatcataatcaaaaaaaCGGTGTTTGAAGGGGCCTTTAAAATGAAAGGAAACAATTGGAACCAAAACTATGACCTCCGGGTAATTTCTTTTTTCAACCTGGGTCCTAGGCACAACAAGTTTCAATGCATTAAAGCTTGTTATTGGTCTCCACCTCCAATTGGGTACACTCTGTTTTGTTGTGATGGTTTTTCTTTTGGTAACCCTGGTGTTGCTGGATTTGGAATAGTGGTTAGAAACCATTCATGTCAGGTGATTGGTGTTTTGTCAGGTGGTATTGGCATTACAAATAACTATGTTGCAGAAGTTTATGCAGTAGTGTGTGCAGTTGAATTAGCAGGAGAATGCAAGTCGCATCACATTATTCTGTCTTCAGATTCTAGAACAGTGATAACTGACTTTTCCAAAGGTCAGGTTCCTTGGTTTATTAGAATGAGATGGCTGAGAGTTGTAAGTAAAGTTGCTTCAGTTTTGTTTAAGCATTGCTTTAGGGAAGTAAAGTTCTCTGCTGATATGTGGCTAAAAAAGGAGCAAGTTTAGCTGCAGGAGAAAGACAATTTTTATATGGAAGACCCAATTTTCTAACCCAATTGAAATTCCAGAGGTTGAATATTACAGATTCTTCTAGGTGCCATTTGTTTCCTTTTAGCTTTTTCTTCTTGATGTGTGttgatatttttatttaaattggGTATTGGGCCTATGTAGTTGGCTCTTTTTTTTAGGTCTTTGATTTTTCGCTATTGTAATTACCCAACTTCAGTTAtcattttaataaaattttatgTGATCCAGGAAAAAAAAGGATGAAAGGACCAAGAATAGACAAACAAgtcgaaaatagaaataacaattgctgaaaattaaaaaaaaaaatacaagtaaATGGAAAAAACTAGGTAGACATTGATGTAGGAGGCAACATAACAAAAGTAAAAAGCATTAAAGACTAAGTATGATTCTTCCACAATTGAAAGCATCACCAACACTACAAACAGACTGTAGGAGGACTCACTGCACACCAGTCCCAAGACCATCGAGGAGTAAAATGACTAAAACGAAGAATGTCACGCTTCTGTGAACAATAACagtaataataatattaatagaGGCACGATCCATGAATAATTTTACTTGCAAACCATCTCACAagatttgcattgatttttgtgTGAAGCTCAAACAAACACGAATTCAAAGCTAGTATTTTGACAATACATTTTTCTTGCAACACTCTACATTCATACCAACAATGAGCATAATCCAAAAAGTATAACACCACCGTCTACCACTTTGAAATTCAACCATTGAAAACTAACAATTTAAATTAATATTAGTAGATTGTGAAGTTTGGTACTTCGATTTGTGCTCATGTTTTGTAGGAATATAAAATGTTATAAGAAGAATATATtatcaaaatattagcttcacaCTCATTATAGTTTGagtttttcataataaaattggtaTAAATCCTGTAAGATAGTGTGTAAATAAGATTATTTATGGATCCTCCCTCGcattaataataacaataatgatATTATAATCTTtctgaagagattgaagaattgttTGGCTAGCCGCGATGGTTAATATTCCTCTAACATCTTCCttggttggttttcgtaaatatgttggcAAAACAATGAAAAATACTTGAATGAAGTTGTTTTTCCCATATGAAGATACTCATCGTTCGAATCCGCAGGTtcaccataacctagaatccttagaGCCGAAGTAACTTTTGATTCAGGGACTGTGACAAAAAAACATCCGAAAATGCATTTCTTGCTGTTTTTTAAACCGATTGATATGAATTTGCCTCTCGTCATTGGAATTCGCCATTGATTATGCAACGCTAGTGATAAATATTATATCGCTGGCGATATAGATAACATCGCTCGATTGGATTTCGATCGCGTAACACTTTTACCATGAGGGCGCGACTAATTTACCGGACCACGTGGTACGACAAATGGATATTTTCGTACCATGGTCCATAGGAACCGGCCTTGACAACACAAGCTACCCCGTCTTGTTTGGTCCGATCATTTACATTTTGCTTCTAATCGATCACTATCAAAGAAAGGCTATTGTTACATGGAGTTTCCCTTAAAAATAGTATAAATGTTTATTGAGAGATTTTATTAGCTTCCAAGTCCCAATAGTGTTTGGCAGCAAGTGGAGAACCTCTAGAAACTACCACTTCAATGAGGTCACTTTCAAATCCGTTATATTTGGTCCAAACACGCGCAACCCATGTGAACCAGAGACAAAACTCACCAGATACAGTGTGACATCGAGTTGTCTGTTTCATGTACAGTGTTACAGTT
This is a stretch of genomic DNA from Papaver somniferum cultivar HN1 chromosome 1, ASM357369v1, whole genome shotgun sequence. It encodes these proteins:
- the LOC113349360 gene encoding uncharacterized protein LOC113349360, yielding MVGKGYELSFKCFICENAQDSMDHILWKCAFSINIWRWLCSVFRFSHAKSFDDIWNSAKNKSPLIKEAWITAACSVIKELEFQKIKDCLNKSSQILKIIIKKTVFEGAFKMKGNNWNQNYDLRVISFFNLGPRHNKFQCIKACYWSPPPIGYTLFCCDGFSFGNPGVAGFGIVVRNHSCQVIGVLSGGIGITNNYVAEVYAVVCAVELAGECKSHHIILSSDSRTVITDFSKGQVPWFIRMRWLRVVSKVASVLFKHCFREVKFSADMWLKKEQV